The following coding sequences lie in one Oceanicola sp. 502str15 genomic window:
- a CDS encoding glycosyltransferase, whose product MRVAVGAITRRRPEGLGRLLESFARMQRPEGAEIAFLLCENDDESRVAEVVDAFRGAVPEPVELMLEPRKGIPYARNRVLGAAMAQGFDFLTFVDDDEVVEPDWLVRMLEAMDARGLDLAAGPVLPVAPPEPLTGLQLMVLNQLRQRSQRRDVERARTVGVDDDGGVEAFTGNWCLRLAAARRTGVTSFDEQTAESGGEDSAFSLAMRRAGARIGWVPEAIAEETQPAMRLSLFYVYRRIRDQERNKMLLKDRSVAKRLWFVFQRSLEMLVVGAVLPVVVLSRPEQGRKLMFNATRKAGQIAGAFGSVFGLRSRHYAASADRLHVEQNPGSGEVVAK is encoded by the coding sequence GTGCGTGTTGCGGTTGGTGCGATAACGCGGCGCAGGCCGGAGGGCTTGGGGCGTTTGCTCGAAAGCTTCGCCCGGATGCAGCGGCCCGAGGGGGCGGAGATCGCGTTCTTGCTGTGCGAGAACGACGATGAGAGCCGGGTAGCCGAGGTGGTTGACGCCTTTCGTGGCGCGGTGCCGGAGCCTGTGGAGCTGATGCTGGAGCCGCGCAAGGGCATCCCCTACGCCCGCAACCGGGTGCTGGGGGCGGCCATGGCACAGGGGTTCGACTTTCTGACCTTCGTTGATGATGACGAGGTGGTGGAGCCCGACTGGCTGGTTCGGATGCTGGAGGCGATGGACGCGCGCGGGCTCGATCTTGCGGCCGGGCCGGTTTTGCCGGTGGCACCGCCGGAGCCGCTCACCGGCCTTCAGCTCATGGTGCTCAACCAGCTTCGGCAGCGCTCGCAGAGGCGCGACGTGGAGCGGGCGAGAACGGTGGGTGTGGATGACGATGGCGGCGTCGAGGCCTTTACCGGGAACTGGTGTTTGCGGCTGGCGGCGGCGCGGCGCACCGGCGTGACCAGCTTTGATGAGCAGACCGCGGAGAGTGGCGGAGAGGATTCGGCGTTCAGCCTGGCGATGCGGAGGGCCGGCGCGCGGATCGGTTGGGTGCCGGAGGCCATTGCAGAGGAGACGCAACCGGCGATGCGGCTTTCGCTCTTCTACGTCTACCGGCGGATCCGCGACCAGGAACGCAACAAGATGCTGCTGAAGGACCGGTCGGTGGCGAAGCGGCTGTGGTTCGTGTTCCAGCGCTCTCTGGAGATGCTGGTGGTGGGGGCCGTGCTGCCGGTCGTGGTCCTGTCACGCCCCGAACAAGGGCGTAAGCTGATGTTCAACGCGACGCGGAAGGCGGGTCAGATTGCCGGTGCGTTCGGCAGTGTCTTCGGGCTCAGGAGCAGGCATTACGCCGCGAGTGCCGACCGGCTGCATGTGGAGCAGAACCCGGGTTCGGGCGAGGTGGTCGCGAAGTGA
- a CDS encoding NCS1 family nucleobase:cation symporter-1 yields the protein MATIEDIGGAAATHGAGGGDDTLAPVTGAQKSWGWFAIFNIWANDIQSLFGYSLVASLFISYGVSGWTAFAALIVAGLLVMVLVNLSGAAGERYGIPYPVLARASKGTQGAKLPAVLRATVAVFWYGVQVYFASTALALLIYSVTGITGGAEMLGLTAVDWVSFLIVWGFHIFIFWRGMGWVETFLNIAGPFVYAVMIGLVIVLWQKSDGQLLAQAQTIFANPEATWGTEITGFIAIVGTMISYFAAVLLNFSDFSRYAKDKRAMMLGNLAGLPLNMILFSALALLTTAGAAVVYGEAIINPTEIVERTDSVVLSIIAAVTFFAATVGINLVANFIPSVNGIANLAPKRISFRAAGIITSVFALVIGGFWTSFISEFGIGGFVNTLGATLAPVYGIIMADYYLLRKQELSREDLYDLNGGRYHYGNGWNDAALIAFAVGAAFSVATVWVPFLAVLSGYAWLIGAALGGAVYMALAKGKVVA from the coding sequence ATGGCCACCATCGAAGATATCGGAGGCGCCGCCGCGACCCATGGGGCAGGCGGCGGCGATGACACGCTGGCGCCGGTGACGGGGGCGCAGAAGAGCTGGGGGTGGTTTGCCATCTTCAACATCTGGGCGAACGACATCCAGTCGCTGTTTGGCTACAGCCTCGTGGCCTCGCTGTTCATTTCCTACGGGGTGAGCGGCTGGACGGCCTTTGCGGCGCTGATCGTGGCCGGGCTGCTGGTGATGGTGCTGGTCAACCTCTCGGGCGCGGCGGGGGAGCGCTATGGCATCCCCTATCCGGTGCTGGCGCGGGCCAGCAAGGGGACGCAGGGGGCCAAGCTGCCTGCGGTGCTGCGGGCGACGGTGGCGGTGTTCTGGTACGGGGTGCAGGTGTATTTTGCCTCCACCGCGCTGGCGCTGCTGATCTACTCGGTCACCGGGATCACCGGGGGCGCGGAGATGCTGGGGCTGACGGCGGTGGATTGGGTGAGTTTCCTGATCGTCTGGGGCTTTCACATCTTCATCTTCTGGCGCGGAATGGGCTGGGTAGAGACCTTCCTGAACATCGCCGGGCCGTTCGTTTATGCGGTGATGATCGGGCTGGTGATCGTGCTTTGGCAGAAGTCCGACGGGCAGCTCTTGGCGCAGGCGCAGACGATCTTTGCCAACCCTGAGGCGACATGGGGGACCGAGATCACCGGGTTCATCGCGATTGTCGGCACGATGATTTCCTACTTCGCTGCCGTGCTGCTGAACTTCAGTGACTTCTCCCGCTACGCCAAGGACAAGCGGGCGATGATGCTGGGCAACTTGGCCGGGTTGCCGCTGAACATGATCCTGTTTTCGGCGCTGGCCTTGCTGACCACGGCCGGGGCGGCGGTGGTTTACGGCGAGGCGATCATCAACCCGACCGAGATCGTGGAGCGGACGGATTCGGTGGTGCTGAGCATCATCGCTGCGGTGACCTTCTTTGCCGCGACCGTGGGGATCAACCTTGTGGCCAACTTCATCCCGAGCGTGAACGGGATTGCCAACCTTGCGCCCAAGCGCATCAGCTTTCGGGCCGCGGGGATCATCACCTCGGTCTTTGCGCTGGTGATCGGCGGGTTCTGGACCAGCTTCATCAGCGAGTTCGGGATCGGCGGCTTTGTGAACACGCTGGGGGCGACGCTGGCGCCGGTCTACGGGATCATTATGGCGGATTACTACCTGCTGCGGAAACAGGAGCTGTCGCGCGAGGATCTCTATGACCTAAATGGCGGGCGCTATCACTACGGGAATGGCTGGAACGACGCGGCGCTGATCGCCTTCGCGGTGGGCGCGGCGTTTTCGGTGGCGACGGTTTGGGTGCCCTTCCTTGCGGTGCTGTCGGGCTATGCATGGCTGATCGGGGCGGCGCTTGGGGGCGCGGTGTATATGGCGCTGGCCAAGGGGAAGGTGGTTGCCTGA
- a CDS encoding carboxylate-amine ligase: MAVKTPSFTLGIEEEYLLVNRDTLNLARAPEALMEACAAELSDQVSPEFLQCQIEIGTRVCGNISEARDDLKRLRSAISRHAAEHGLAPIAVSCHPFADWKDQSHTDKSRYNALHQDLGGVVRRALICGMHVHVGIEDDELRADLLPQLSYFLPHLLALSGSSPFWQGQDTHMSSYRVSVFDNLPRTGLPPSFESFGEYERTVQVLVDLGVIEDSSKIWWDLRPSHQYSTLETRICDVSPRLEDTLTLAATIQALLRMLWRLRTRNLRWRRYDRFLIMENRWRAQRYGVSEGLIDFGAREIVPMAELAEELVEILSEDAHALGSEAEIARLPEIVSAGNAADRQRAVYAGNMEAGATHDAAMRGVVESLVDEFGEGC, translated from the coding sequence ATGGCCGTAAAAACTCCCAGTTTCACCCTCGGGATCGAGGAAGAATACCTGCTGGTAAACCGCGACACCCTCAACCTCGCCCGCGCCCCCGAGGCGCTGATGGAGGCCTGCGCCGCCGAGCTGTCCGATCAGGTCAGCCCCGAATTCCTGCAATGCCAGATAGAGATCGGCACCCGCGTCTGCGGCAACATCTCCGAGGCGCGTGACGACCTCAAACGCCTGCGCAGCGCCATCTCGCGCCACGCCGCCGAACACGGGCTCGCCCCCATCGCCGTCTCCTGCCACCCCTTCGCCGACTGGAAAGACCAGAGCCACACCGACAAGAGCCGCTACAACGCCCTGCACCAGGATCTCGGCGGCGTGGTGCGGCGGGCGCTGATCTGCGGCATGCACGTGCACGTCGGCATCGAGGACGACGAGCTGCGCGCCGACCTGCTGCCCCAGCTCTCCTACTTCCTGCCCCACCTGCTGGCGCTCTCCGGCTCCTCGCCCTTCTGGCAGGGGCAGGACACGCATATGTCCTCCTACCGCGTCTCGGTCTTCGACAACCTCCCCCGCACCGGCCTGCCGCCGAGCTTCGAGAGCTTCGGCGAATACGAGCGCACGGTGCAGGTGCTGGTCGACCTCGGGGTGATCGAAGACAGCTCCAAGATCTGGTGGGACCTGCGCCCCTCGCACCAGTATTCCACCCTCGAAACCCGCATCTGCGACGTGTCGCCCCGGCTCGAAGACACACTGACCCTCGCCGCCACCATCCAGGCCCTGCTGCGCATGCTCTGGCGCCTGCGCACCCGCAACCTCCGCTGGCGCCGCTACGACCGCTTCCTGATCATGGAAAACCGCTGGCGCGCCCAGCGGTATGGCGTGTCCGAGGGCCTGATAGACTTCGGCGCCCGCGAGATCGTCCCCATGGCCGAGCTGGCCGAGGAACTGGTGGAGATCCTGTCCGAAGACGCCCACGCCCTCGGTTCCGAGGCCGAAATCGCCCGACTACCGGAGATCGTCTCCGCCGGAAACGCCGCAGACCGCCAACGGGCGGTCTACGCGGGGAACATGGAGGCCGGCGCCACGCACGACGCGGCGATGCGGGGGGTGGTGGAGAGTTTGGTGGATGAGTTTGGGGAGGGGTGTTGA